The genomic interval TTGATTGTTCGTGGGAGCAGGTTGTTCCTCCTGTCCTGGGATAATTTCACCTTTGAACACCCAAACTTTAATTCCAAGGGTGCCGTAGATGGTTCTGGCAATGGTGTAAGCGTAATCAATATCAGCTCTGAGGGTATGAAGGGGAACTCTACCTTCGCGAGTCCATTCCGGGCGGGCAATTTCAGCGCCATTGAGACGCCCACTGACTTGAACTTTGATGCCTTCGATGCCTGCCCGTTGAGCACGTTGAATTGCCTGTCGGACTACCCGTCTAAAAGAAACTCGTCGTTCTAACTGTTGAGCAATGTATTCCGCAATCAAAGCTGCGTCGGCGTCAACCCTTGCCACCTCAACCACATTGATGCGGATTTGGCGATCGCCCCCTCCCAGCTCCTGCTGAAGGTCTGCCCGTAGAGATTCAATCCCAGTTCCACCCCGACCAACAACAACGCCAGGACGAGCCGTTCTCACTTCCAGATCAATTTGATCGGCCTTACGCTCAATCCGAACTTCAGAAATCCCTGCACTGCTCAATTTTTTCTCTACAAGCCGACGAATTTTAAAGTCCTCTTGTAGCAGTTCTGGGTAGCGTTTGGGTGTCACTGAACCAACGCGAACGGTGTTCCTGGGTAATTCCCAGTCGAAACCCGGTTGGATGAATCTTCTGTCCCACGAGTAAGTCCCCTATAACAGTCGTTGTATCAACGGTCGTCTGAAATCAATAACAATTAGATTCTGCCGATTAATCTTCGTCATCCCCTGGGGCGACGGCGATCGTAATGTGGCAGGTTGGCTTACGAATCTGATAGGCACGCCCCTGTGCTCTTGGTCGGAACCGCTTCAAGGTTGGACCCTGATCTGCATAAGCCTGCGAAACTACCAGACTCGTCCGACTGTAGCCTTCGTTATGCTCAGCATTTGCCGCAGCCGAACGCAGCACCTTTAAAATTGGTTCACAGGCACGGTAGGGCATGAATTCTAAAATAATGAGTGCCTCCCGGTAAGAGCGCCCTCGAATCTGATCCAGGACGCGACGCACCTTATGGGGGGACATCCGAATATAGCGGGCGATCGCTTTAACTTCAGTGGTATCAACAGCCATAACTTTCTCCTCTAGCTATCAGCGGCCAGCAGTCAGCTCGGATTGCTCCCTGAAAGCTGACAGCCAAT from Kovacikia minuta CCNUW1 carries:
- the rplV gene encoding 50S ribosomal protein L22, producing MAVDTTEVKAIARYIRMSPHKVRRVLDQIRGRSYREALIILEFMPYRACEPILKVLRSAAANAEHNEGYSRTSLVVSQAYADQGPTLKRFRPRAQGRAYQIRKPTCHITIAVAPGDDED
- the rpsC gene encoding 30S ribosomal protein S3 — its product is MTPKRYPELLQEDFKIRRLVEKKLSSAGISEVRIERKADQIDLEVRTARPGVVVGRGGTGIESLRADLQQELGGGDRQIRINVVEVARVDADAALIAEYIAQQLERRVSFRRVVRQAIQRAQRAGIEGIKVQVSGRLNGAEIARPEWTREGRVPLHTLRADIDYAYTIARTIYGTLGIKVWVFKGEIIPGQEEQPAPTNNQPRRRQQRRRQQFEDRSNEG